In one Euleptes europaea isolate rEulEur1 chromosome 12, rEulEur1.hap1, whole genome shotgun sequence genomic region, the following are encoded:
- the UCP3 gene encoding putative mitochondrial transporter UCP3, translating to MVGLKPTDVPPSVTIKFLSAGTAACIADLCTFPLDTAKVRLQIQGESKASKTTKNIKYKGVFGTITTMVRMEGPKSLYNGLVAGLQRQMSFASIRIGLYDSVKQFYAPKGSDNASIFTRLLAGCTTGAMAVTCAQPTDVVKVRFQAHIRVVGGPKKYNGTVDAYRTIAREEGVKGLWRGTLPNITRNAIVNCGELVTYDLIKETVLKYHLMTDNFPCHFVAAFGAGFCATVVASPVDVVKTRYMNAIPGQYKNALNCMLTMVVKEGPTAFYKGFMPSFLRLGSWNVVMFVSFEQLKRLMVLAQVAWESPF from the exons ATGGTCGGTCTGAAGCCCACAGACGTCCCTCCATCTGTAACCATCAAATTTCTCAGTGCCGGCACAGCAGCATGTATAGCCGACCTTTGTACTTTCCCCTTGGACACGGCAAAAGTCAGGCTACAA ATTCAAGGCGAATCAAAAGCTTCCAAGACCACAAAGAACATCAAATACAAGGGCGTCTTTGGCACCATCACCACCATGGTGAGGATGGAAGGGCCCAAGAGCCTCTACAACGGGCTGGTGGCCGGCCTCCAGCGCCAGATGAGCTTCGCGTCCATCCGCATCGGCCTCTACGACTCAGTGAAGCAGTTCTACGCTCCCAAGGGATCAGATA atgctaGCATCTTCACTCGACTGCTTGCCGGTTGTACCACTGGCGCCATGGCTGTAACGTGCGCCCAGCCCACTGACGTGGTCAAGGTGCGCTTCCAAGCACACATCAGGGTGGTCGGTGGACCCAAGAAGTACAACGGGACGGTGGATGCCTACCGGACGATCGCGAGGGAGGAAGGGGTCAAAGGCCTGTGGAGAG GGACTTTGCCCAACATCACTCGCAACGCCATCGTGAACTGCGGGGAGCTGGTTACCTACGACCTCATCAAGGAAACAGTGCTGAAATACCACCTCATGACCG ATAATTTCCCATGCCATTTTGTTGCCGCCTTCGGAGCCGGGTTCTGCGCGACGGTGGTGGCGTCGCCAGTGGATGTTGTCAAGACAAGATACATGAACGCCATCCCCGGGCAGTATAAAAACGCCCTCAATTGTATGCTGACCATGGTGGTGAAGGAGGGCCCCACCGCGTTTTACAAAGG CTTCATGCCCTCATTCCTTCGCCTGGGCTCCTGGAACGTGGTGATGTTTGTGTCCTTCGAGCAGCTGAAAAGGTTGATGGTTCTGGCGCAGGTGGCCTGGGAGTCCCCGTTTTGA
- the LOC130485399 gene encoding dicarboxylate carrier SLC25A8, with product MVGFKPTDVPPTAMVKFVGAGTAACIADLVTFPLDTAKVRLQIQGESKLAIVANSAQYKGVFGTIATMVKNEGPKSLYNGLVAGLQRQMSFASVRIGLYDSVKQFYTKGSEHAGIGSRLLAGCTTGAMAVAVAQPTDVVKVRFQAQARTEGGKRYQGTLDAYKTIAKEEGVRGLWKGTSPNITRNALVNCAELVTYDLIKDSLLKYNLMTDNLPCHFTSAFGAGFFTTIIASPVDVVKTRYMNSAPGQYGSAVNCALTMLRKEGPLAFYKGFTPSFLRLGSWNVVMFVTYEQLKRAMMAARGSWEAPF from the exons ATGGTTGGATTCAAGCCCACGGATGTCCCTCCGACGGCCATGGTGAAGTTTGTCGGGGCCGGGACGGCGGCCTGCATCGCAGATCTGGTCACCTTCCCGCTGGACACGGCGAAAGTCAGGTTGCAG ATCCAAGGAGAAAGCAAGCTGGCCATCGTGGCCAATTCGGCCCAGTACAAGGGTGTCTTTGGCACCATCGCCACCATGGTGAAGAATGAAGGCCCCAAGAGCCTCTACAACGGGCTGGTGGCCGGCCTCCAGCGTCAGATGAGCTTCGCCTCCGTCCGCATCGGGCTCTACGACTCAGTGAAGCAGTTCTACACCAAGGGCTCGGAGC ATGCTGGCATTGGCAGTCGGCTCCTTGCTGGCTGCACCACGGGGGCCATGGCTGTCGCTGTGGCCCAGCCCACGGACGTGGTGAAAGTGAGGTTCCAGGCGCAAGCCCGGACGGAAGGCGGCAAGCGGTACCAGGGGACGTTGGATGCCTACAAGACCATCGCGAAAGAGGAGGGTGTCCGAGGCCTTTGGAAAG gAACATCCCCTAATATTACTCGCAACGCCCTTGTGAATTGTGCGGAGTTGGTGACCTACGATTTGATCAAGGACTCTCTTCTGAAATACAACCTCATGACTG ATAACCTCCCCTGCCACTTTACCTCGGCATTCGGTGCCGGGTTCTTCACAACCATCATTGCTTCCCCCGTTGATGTAGTGAAGACGAGATACATGAACTCTGCCCCCGGTCAATACGGAAGTGCCGTGAACTGTGCCCTGACCATGCTCCGCAAGGAGGGGCCCTTGGCCTTCTACAAGGG CTTCACTCCCTCGTTTTTGCGGCTGGGATCCTGGAACGTGGTGATGTTCGTGACCTACGAGCAGCTGAAACGGGCCATGATGGCAGCCCGCGGATCTTGGGAAGCCCCTTTCTGA
- the DNAJB13 gene encoding dnaJ homolog subfamily B member 13: MGQDYYAMLELTRSAKDADIKKAYRKLALKYHPFKNKERLAVEKFKQLAEAYDVLSDPLKKGVYDKFGEEGLKGGIPLEFGRDTPWTEGYVFHGNPNKVFREFFGGDNPFNEFYTGEGAEVNMAFGGLRGRGVKKQDPPIERDLYLSLEDLFYGCTKKIKISRRVMNDDGHASTIKDKILTIDVQPGWKQGTKITFPQEGDQGPNIIPADIIFVVKEKIHPRFKREDDNLIYVASIPLGKSLIGCTVDVSTLDERLLNIPINDIVHPKYFKVVPGEGMPLPKDPTRKGDLIMYFDIVFPARLTPAKKELLREALLT, from the exons CTATCGGAAACTTGCCTTGAAATACCACCCGTTCAAAAACAAGGAGCGATTGGCTGTGGAGAAATTCAAGCAGCTCGCAGAAGCCTACGATGTCCTGAGCGATC CGTTGAAGAAGGGTGTTTACGACAAATTTGGAGAAGAAGGCCTTAAAGGAGGGATCCCGTTGGAATTTGGGAGAGACACCCCTTGGACGGAAGGCTATGTGTTCCATGGGAATCCCAACAAAGTTTTCCGGGAGTTCTTTGGAGGAGACAATCCCTTTAATG AGTTCTATACCGGCGAAGGGGCAGAAGTCAACATGGCATTTGGGGGCCTGCGGGGAAGGGGAGTGAAGAAACAGGATCCTCCGATCGAGCGGGATCTCTACCTTTCCCTGGAGGACTTGTTCTACGGATGCACCAAAAAAATAAAGATTTCCCGCAGG gtgATGAACGACGACGGCCATGCGTCCACCATTAAAGATAAGATCCTGACGATCGATGTACAACCAGGGTGGAAACAGGGGACCAAGATTACCTTTCCACAGGAAGGAGACCAG GGGCCAAACATTATCCCAGCTGACATCATCTTTGTTGTCAAGGAGAAGATCCACCCTCGATTCAAGAGGGAAGACGACAATCTGATCTACGTAGCCAGCATCCCCCTTGGCAAG TCTCTGATCGGGTGCACCGTGGACGTGAGTACGCTGGATGAGAGGCTGCTGAACATCCCAATCAACGACATTGTCCA CCCCAAGTACTTCAAAGTGGTGCCCGGCGAAGGAATGCCGCTCCCCAAGGACCCCACCCGCAAGGGGGACCTCATCATGTATTTCGATATCGTCTTCCCAGCCAGGCTGACCCCGGCCAAGAAGGAGCTGCTGCGGGAAGCCCTCTTGACCTGA